One Megamonas hypermegale genomic window carries:
- the manA gene encoding mannose-6-phosphate isomerase, class I, with translation MLYPLKLQAAFKDYIWGGTRLRDEFNKQTTINPVAESWELSCHHDGKSTIENGSFAGKTLIEYIETEGKQVIGTKAQDKKDFPILIKFIDAKQNLSVQVHPDDKYALLNEGESGKTEMWYVMDAQPDSKLIYGFNKKISHQEFEKRITDNTLLEVCNQVPIKKGDIFFIEAGTLHAIGAGALIAEIQQSSNSTYRVYDYGRLGKDGKPRQLHIEKALAVTKLEPPTRKPEPVAKVNYFTDYDLTILAQCDLFNVSHFNLHGNCNLEAKKDSFHSILILNGEMALTYKANSFTVKKGESIFIPANMGEYILNGTGEFILTTL, from the coding sequence ATGCTCTATCCATTAAAACTTCAAGCTGCTTTTAAAGATTATATTTGGGGCGGCACACGTTTACGCGATGAATTTAACAAACAAACTACAATCAATCCAGTAGCTGAAAGTTGGGAACTTTCTTGTCATCACGATGGTAAAAGCACTATAGAAAACGGTTCTTTTGCTGGCAAAACTTTAATTGAATACATCGAAACAGAAGGAAAACAAGTAATCGGCACAAAAGCTCAAGATAAAAAAGATTTTCCTATCTTGATAAAATTTATTGATGCGAAGCAAAATCTTTCTGTACAAGTTCACCCTGATGACAAATATGCACTTTTAAATGAAGGCGAATCTGGTAAAACTGAAATGTGGTACGTAATGGACGCTCAACCAGATTCTAAATTAATTTACGGTTTCAATAAAAAAATCTCTCATCAAGAATTTGAAAAACGCATAACTGATAATACTTTACTCGAAGTTTGCAATCAAGTTCCAATAAAAAAAGGTGATATATTTTTTATTGAAGCAGGCACACTTCACGCTATTGGTGCTGGTGCTTTAATCGCTGAAATTCAGCAAAGCTCAAATTCTACTTATCGAGTTTATGATTACGGTCGTCTCGGCAAAGATGGTAAACCTCGCCAACTCCACATTGAAAAAGCACTCGCTGTGACAAAATTAGAACCACCAACAAGAAAACCTGAACCAGTTGCTAAAGTAAATTATTTCACTGATTATGATTTAACAATTTTAGCGCAATGCGATTTATTTAATGTAAGTCATTTTAATTTACATGGAAATTGCAATTTAGAAGCAAAAAAAGATAGCTTCCATTCTATTTTAATATTAAACGGCGAAATGGCTTTAACGTATAAAGCAAATAGCTTCACTGTAAAAAAAGGTGAAAGCATTTTCATTCCTGCCAATATGGGAGAATACATCTTAAACGGCACAGGAGAATTTATTTTAACTACATTATAA
- a CDS encoding TSUP family transporter translates to MDDINLYLLLFLIATGFIAAFIDTVVGGGGLISLPALLFTGMPPVTAIATNKVAASMGATVGFASFVRSGRVDFSTIKFLLPLSFIGSICGASILKLIPSDFLRPLIIILLVAVTIYTLTKKNFGQIATFHGMSKKMWVLSAVAAFIFGFYDGFFGPGTGTFLLFAFLWIGFDFIGAAANARGLNFASNIAGALFFISSGIVDFTYALPMGFAMMVGAFCGARMAIAKGATYVKTLFIIMSVVLIGKQVIDLFKS, encoded by the coding sequence ATGGACGATATTAATCTTTATTTGCTTTTATTCTTAATTGCTACAGGTTTCATTGCCGCTTTTATCGACACAGTAGTTGGAGGTGGTGGTTTAATATCTTTACCAGCACTACTTTTCACGGGCATGCCACCTGTAACCGCTATTGCTACCAATAAAGTCGCAGCTTCAATGGGAGCAACAGTTGGTTTTGCTTCATTTGTTCGGTCAGGTCGAGTTGATTTTTCCACGATAAAATTTTTATTGCCATTATCCTTTATCGGTTCTATCTGTGGAGCTAGTATTTTAAAATTAATACCTTCCGATTTTCTTCGCCCTCTTATTATTATTTTATTAGTAGCTGTTACAATCTACACTCTAACGAAAAAGAATTTTGGTCAAATTGCCACTTTCCATGGCATGAGTAAAAAAATGTGGGTTTTAAGTGCCGTTGCTGCATTTATCTTTGGTTTTTATGATGGTTTCTTCGGTCCTGGTACTGGCACTTTTTTACTTTTTGCATTTCTTTGGATTGGTTTTGACTTCATCGGTGCTGCTGCTAATGCCCGCGGTTTAAATTTTGCTAGTAATATTGCTGGTGCACTGTTTTTCATCTCTTCCGGCATTGTAGACTTCACTTATGCCCTTCCTATGGGATTTGCTATGATGGTAGGAGCATTTTGTGGGGCTCGTATGGCTATTGCTAAAGGTGCTACGTATGTAAAAACATTATTCATCATCATGTCAGTAGTATTAATTGGTAAACAAGTAATAGATTTATTTAAATCATAA
- a CDS encoding cation diffusion facilitator family transporter, whose product MTEMDALKKQTAWMSIVSNTVLVILKLAVGLYVGALSLISEAIHSGVDLIAAFIAFWAVRKAVAPPDKEHDYGHGKFENLSSAVEALLIVGTAIFIIYEAVHKFDTPLDPEFLQYGIYIMIISIVVNFFVSRRLIAVAKKTDSQALEADGLHLQSDVWTSVGVMVGLVGMKVFGFLWLDPVIAIVVALIIFRAGYKMVVESARELTDSSLSPEEEKIIGEIIMEHKDLIGYHHLRTRKSGSYKLLDVHVTFEKDMPLYKVHDICDDIEHKIRQKMGNFDVTIHPEPVDKNGVVIKKNYVEAN is encoded by the coding sequence ATGACAGAAATGGATGCTTTGAAAAAGCAAACGGCATGGATGTCAATTGTTTCTAATACTGTATTAGTTATTTTGAAATTGGCAGTTGGTTTATATGTAGGTGCTTTAAGTTTAATATCTGAAGCAATTCACTCAGGTGTAGATTTAATCGCTGCATTTATTGCCTTTTGGGCAGTGCGAAAAGCGGTTGCACCACCAGATAAAGAGCATGATTATGGTCATGGCAAATTTGAAAATTTATCTTCAGCTGTAGAAGCGTTATTAATCGTAGGTACTGCAATATTTATTATATATGAAGCAGTTCATAAATTTGATACGCCTCTTGACCCTGAATTTTTGCAATATGGTATATATATCATGATTATATCTATTGTAGTAAATTTTTTCGTTTCACGCCGTTTGATTGCTGTAGCGAAAAAAACAGATTCACAAGCCTTAGAAGCAGATGGATTACATCTTCAATCTGATGTATGGACTTCAGTTGGGGTAATGGTTGGCTTAGTTGGAATGAAAGTATTTGGTTTCTTATGGCTTGACCCAGTTATCGCAATTGTAGTTGCTTTGATAATTTTCCGTGCTGGTTATAAAATGGTAGTGGAAAGTGCAAGAGAACTCACTGATAGCAGTTTGTCTCCAGAAGAAGAAAAAATCATCGGTGAAATCATCATGGAACACAAAGATTTAATTGGCTATCATCATTTACGTACGCGTAAATCTGGTTCATATAAATTGTTAGATGTACATGTAACATTTGAAAAAGATATGCCACTTTATAAGGTACATGATATCTGTGATGATATCGAACATAAAATAAGACAGAAAATGGGTAATTTCGATGTAACTATTCACCCTGAACCAGTGGATAAAAATGGTGTTGTTATAAAAAAAAACTACGTTGAAGCAAATTAA
- a CDS encoding DUF951 domain-containing protein — protein MEKVQYNVNDVVRMKKKHPCGSDTWTIIRTGMDFGLKCTGCGHFVMMPRPKFEKMVRGIVK, from the coding sequence TTGGAAAAAGTGCAATACAATGTTAATGATGTTGTACGCATGAAGAAAAAACATCCATGTGGTAGCGATACTTGGACAATCATTCGCACTGGTATGGATTTTGGTTTAAAATGCACAGGTTGCGGTCATTTCGTAATGATGCCACGCCCTAAATTTGAAAAGATGGTACGCGGCATAGTTAAATAA
- a CDS encoding MFS transporter, translating into MTELALRRQSGKKSYLQVILLSMGHFFNDFYCNFLPVLLPILIPKLGLSLTLSGVLVMVMSFSANVLQPVFGYFMDKYNFNKLMPFIIPFGAIFICLTSLVSEFWMLAILIGLSGLAVSTFHPMGAGLISKVSPEGKVSSSISIFVAGGSLGFAFSPILLVYFMNLFDLKYLPILIIPAFILGFFMYSSGLSRQRFVNEQVAKNMHFSFRRLFKNKPLMFLNISMGIRAWVFTALVTFLPLWAMHQGYDNTSSGWILTVYLCGSVIGGLVGGILNDKIGYKKVILWALILAIFPTMCFLFVSQMGILIYVVLFLSGALAMAANPGAIVWGQNFLPDNPGMASGMMLGLSFGLGGIGTMLTSSIAEWMGLSMALGLTTALLIISVVLVYITPVNLPNKYKNL; encoded by the coding sequence ATGACAGAATTAGCTTTACGAAGACAATCAGGAAAAAAATCTTATTTACAAGTAATATTGTTGTCGATGGGGCATTTTTTTAATGATTTTTATTGTAACTTTTTGCCTGTTTTATTGCCGATATTAATTCCTAAATTGGGATTATCGCTTACTTTGAGCGGCGTGCTTGTAATGGTGATGTCTTTTTCTGCAAATGTATTGCAGCCAGTATTTGGTTATTTTATGGATAAGTATAATTTTAATAAATTGATGCCATTTATAATTCCATTCGGTGCAATATTTATTTGTTTGACGAGTTTAGTCAGTGAATTTTGGATGTTAGCAATATTGATAGGCTTAAGTGGTTTAGCTGTATCGACATTTCATCCTATGGGCGCAGGTCTTATAAGTAAGGTATCGCCAGAAGGAAAAGTATCATCATCTATATCTATATTTGTAGCAGGTGGCAGTTTAGGTTTTGCATTTTCACCTATTTTGCTCGTATACTTTATGAATTTATTTGATTTAAAATATTTGCCTATTCTCATAATACCAGCATTTATTTTAGGCTTTTTCATGTACAGTTCTGGATTATCGAGACAGCGATTTGTAAATGAACAAGTAGCTAAAAATATGCATTTTAGTTTTAGACGTTTGTTTAAAAATAAACCTTTAATGTTTTTAAATATTTCCATGGGTATAAGAGCATGGGTATTTACAGCCCTTGTGACATTTTTACCACTTTGGGCAATGCATCAAGGTTACGATAATACATCAAGTGGTTGGATACTTACAGTTTACTTATGTGGTTCAGTTATAGGCGGACTAGTGGGCGGTATCCTTAATGATAAAATTGGCTATAAAAAAGTTATTTTATGGGCTTTAATTTTAGCTATATTTCCAACAATGTGTTTTCTATTTGTAAGTCAAATGGGAATATTGATTTATGTTGTTTTATTTTTATCAGGTGCTTTAGCAATGGCTGCTAATCCAGGGGCAATTGTTTGGGGTCAAAATTTCTTGCCAGATAATCCGGGAATGGCATCAGGCATGATGCTTGGTTTATCTTTTGGTTTAGGTGGTATCGGTACTATGCTTACTAGTAGTATTGCCGAATGGATGGGTCTTTCAATGGCACTTGGTCTTACAACAGCTTTACTTATAATAAGTGTTGTTCTTGTTTATATAACACCTGTAAATTTACCGAACAAATATAAAAATTTATAA
- a CDS encoding pyridoxal-phosphate dependent enzyme — translation MHFYCEKCKKEYPLNSTSYQCSCGGLFRLYKDDKDTIPQDVSIGEIVTPLLPIKFGKQEMFFKMEHLNPTGSFKARGAKAMVNMLKHLDIDNIVEDSSGNGASALAAYAAAANMDCTVYVPESIAAGKLHQIETYGAHVRLVIGNREATAEAAKKAVVQEEAYYASHVYNPLFFEGIKSMAYEIYHQLDDNVPEYVFLPVGNGTMLLGLYYGFEEIGRLPSFVAVQSENCCPLYNAFKKKRKVSPPSFTIADAIRVEKPIRLKEMLMAITRSKGDVITVSDEEIEEAQHQTGRKGIYVEATAAVPIAGALKYFRKGKPDNYRVVIPITGAGLNGPDKKRNR, via the coding sequence ATGCATTTTTATTGTGAAAAATGTAAAAAAGAATATCCATTAAATTCAACTTCTTATCAATGCTCTTGCGGAGGGTTGTTCAGATTATATAAAGATGATAAAGACACTATTCCTCAAGATGTTTCAATTGGTGAGATTGTAACACCTCTTCTTCCTATAAAATTTGGTAAACAAGAAATGTTCTTTAAAATGGAACATTTGAATCCTACTGGCTCATTTAAAGCACGTGGTGCTAAAGCTATGGTTAATATGTTAAAACATTTAGACATAGATAACATAGTTGAAGATTCTTCTGGCAATGGTGCTTCTGCTTTAGCTGCTTATGCTGCTGCTGCAAATATGGACTGTACAGTATACGTTCCAGAAAGCATTGCTGCTGGTAAATTACATCAAATTGAAACATATGGTGCTCATGTTCGTCTTGTAATTGGCAATCGTGAAGCCACTGCAGAAGCTGCAAAAAAAGCTGTAGTTCAAGAAGAAGCTTATTACGCATCCCATGTTTATAATCCATTATTCTTTGAAGGCATTAAATCCATGGCTTATGAAATTTATCATCAGCTTGATGATAATGTTCCTGAATACGTTTTCTTACCTGTAGGTAATGGTACTATGCTCCTTGGTTTGTATTACGGCTTTGAAGAAATCGGTCGTTTACCATCTTTTGTAGCAGTACAAAGTGAAAACTGCTGTCCTCTTTATAATGCGTTCAAAAAGAAACGTAAAGTATCTCCACCATCATTCACAATCGCTGATGCTATTCGTGTAGAAAAACCTATACGTCTTAAAGAAATGCTTATGGCAATAACTCGCAGCAAAGGTGATGTCATCACTGTAAGCGATGAAGAAATCGAAGAAGCACAACATCAAACTGGTCGCAAAGGTATTTATGTAGAAGCAACAGCTGCTGTTCCAATTGCTGGAGCTTTAAAATACTTCCGCAAAGGTAAACCTGATAACTATCGCGTAGTCATTCCAATTACCGGAGCTGGCCTCAATGGACCTGATAAAAAAAGAAATAGATAA